AAATTGACTTAGATAATTTCCGAATTGAGTATGAAAAACTCATGCACGATGATGAATACATGGATGAAATAGAAACGATTTTAGCTTTTGCGATTCCAAAAATAAAGGTGCAAATGGAAAATGGACGAGAACTGTATGATTTTGTAGAGGCCAAAATACAAATAGAACCGATTGGCATTGTACCATTGAAGTCAGATGAGGGATATTTGTTACTCAGCAATGGCAGTGAAACAGATACACAGGTGTATAACTATCAATTAACTATTTTTGAAAGTGCATCGGAAAAATACAGAGCGATTCGCACACACTATTTGCGCTCCTATGTACGCCGATTCACAAATACCTACGAGTCGATCAAACTGGATTTGATCAAAAACAACCAGGCATTACCCAATCCTGCCACTTTTTTGGTTAAAAGTGAACAGGTTTTTCCATTGCAGGAAACGCTGCTGCCAATTGCTAAGCGGTCTTTGGTGCGGTTTATCAGTCAGTTTTAGTGAATACTTTCTTTCACTTCAATTTTACCTACAAATGCTCCTAACTCAATACTCCAATCCACAAGAATTTCTCCAAAAGGTATGCCCTTTTTTAGAAAGAAATGAGGCAATGAACAACCTTTTATTGGGAACATCGTTTCGACTTGCTCAACCTGATAATTCGGAAATAGCTGCCAAAGCTTTGCTGATTGTTGTTGAAGAGAAAAAAGAAGTGGTTTTTGTGGCAATTCAGACAGCTCCTCATAGTCTGATAATAGCTGCAAAAGCGGAATATATGGACAAGGGTAGTGAAGCAATCATTAAGCTTTTGGAAGATGAGGAGATGGAAATACCAGGTGTTATTGGAGAAAAATCACTGGGGCATATATTTGCTCAGAAGTGGTGTAGCCGAAAAAATTTAGGCTTCAAATCTCTCATGGAAATGGGTGTTTTCCAATTGGATAAGGTGACAGAGTTGGACATTGCAGAAGGAAACCTTCGTTTGGTGAATGAATCGGACGAAGATTTGTTGACGGATTGGATTTTGGGTTTTGACAGTGAAACATTTCAAGAGGAAACGCTCGAATCTGCTCGAAAACTGGCAAAAGTAAAGCTGCAAAGTGGACGGCAGTATATTTGGGAAACAAACGGAGTTCCTGTTTCAATGGCATCCGGTACACGACCTACAAATCATTGTATGACCATTTCGGTAGTTTACACGCCGCCCAAATACCGAAAAAATGGCTACGCCCGTAGCTGTGTGGCTCAAATTAGTCGAATGATGCTGGATAGAGGTTACCAATTTTGTGCTTTGTTTACAGACCTATCAAACCCAACTTCCAACAAAATTTATCAAGAAGTTGGGTACTATAAAGTGGGAGAATTTGTGAATTTGAAGTTTATTTGAAGTAAATGACCTTGTATTTTGTCGCCGATAAATAAATTTGTACTTTGAACCATGTTATTATAGTCAAATTTTTAATTGGTTTTCAAAATAGGTAAGGTGAAGAAATTATTGGGGCGAACAGATATAGTGGATTTCCCGAAACTTGATTTATTTGGGGTTGAAGTAAAAATAGATACAGGTGCATATACGTCCAGTATTCATTGTCACAGTATTAAAGTAATAGACAATGTTTTGCAATGTCAGTTTGTTGATTCGGAATCC
This window of the Chitinophagales bacterium genome carries:
- a CDS encoding GNAT family N-acetyltransferase, whose product is MLLTQYSNPQEFLQKVCPFLERNEAMNNLLLGTSFRLAQPDNSEIAAKALLIVVEEKKEVVFVAIQTAPHSLIIAAKAEYMDKGSEAIIKLLEDEEMEIPGVIGEKSLGHIFAQKWCSRKNLGFKSLMEMGVFQLDKVTELDIAEGNLRLVNESDEDLLTDWILGFDSETFQEETLESARKLAKVKLQSGRQYIWETNGVPVSMASGTRPTNHCMTISVVYTPPKYRKNGYARSCVAQISRMMLDRGYQFCALFTDLSNPTSNKIYQEVGYYKVGEFVNLKFI